From the Anaeromyxobacter dehalogenans 2CP-1 genome, the window AGGACGGCCGCGTCGAGGCCCGCGAAGTAGGCGGTGAGGTCGAGGCCGGGCGTGCCGGCGTCCACCACCTCGACGCCGGGCAGCTCCCAGCCCGCCTCCAGCACCTTCACCACGTATGGCCCGACGGCGTCGTCGCCGGTGAGCACGTTGCCGATGCCGAACACCGCGATGCGCGCCACCCCGGGCCTCCTCCCCGCGCGGCGGGGCCTCCGAAAAGACCGATCCCGTCCTCGGCGGTCGAGGACGGGATCGGGTGTACCACTCGACGCAGGAAGCTACAGCACCTTCACCCGCGAGATCTCCTCACCCTCCGCGTCCACGGTGTGGATCGCGCAGGCGAGGCATGGGTCGAACGAGTGGATCGTGCGGAGCGCCTCGAGCGGCAGCTTCGGATCGGCGATGGGGTTGCCGACGAGCGACTTCTCGTAGGGGCCGAGGGCGCCGCTCGCGTCGCGGGGCCCGGCGTTCCAGGTCGAGGGCACGACGGCCTGGTAGTTCTTCAGCTTCATGCCCTTCTTGTCGGCCTCGATCACGCACCAGTGCGAGAGCGTGCCGCGCGGCGCCTCGTGGAAGCCGACGCCCTTGTAGATGCCGGGCTTCAGGTTCGCCATCGGGTCCACCCAGATGCGCGTGTCGCCCTTGCCGATGTTCTCGACCAGGAGCTTCCACTGCTTCTGGGCCATCTCGGCCATCATGGCCGCGCGGATGGCGCGCGCCGCGTGGCGGCCGAGCGTGGAGTGGAGGTGGGCCGGGGTGAGGTCGATCTTGTGGACCGCCTTCACCGCGCCGATGGCCGCGGTGGCCCACCGGGTGGTGGGCTCGTGGCCGGAGGCGAGGCCCACCAGCACGCAGGCGAGCGGCCCGACCTGCACCGCCTTGCCCTCGAGCCGCGGCGCCTTCACCCAGGTGTAGCGGTCGGGCGCCGGCGTCTCGTGCTTCCACTCACCGGCGAACTTCGGCTTGTCGTCCTCCTCCCACGGCCCCTTGGCCCACGCGCCGTCGTAGTGGGCGTGCGCGATCGACTCCGTCACGTTCTGCTTCAGGTAGTCGTCGTTCCAGCTCGTGATCTTGTGCGCGACCTCGAGCTTGCCGTTCCAGAGCACGCCGCCCGGGATGTCGAACTTCGACATCTTCTCGTCCAGCGGGAGCTCGGGCACCGAGAGGTAGTTCGTCACCCCCGCGCCGTACTTGAACCAGTCCGGGTAGAAGCCGCCGATGGCGGCCACGTCGGGCAGGTAGCACTGCTGGATGAAGGTGGCGACCTCGTCGATGAGGGTCTTCACCTGGTACAGCTTCTCCATGTTCAGCGCGGCCGGGCTGTCCAGGTTGATGGCGTTGGCGACGCCGCCCACCGCCAGGTTCTGGATGTTCGGCGTCTTCGAGCCGAGGATCGCCACCGCCATGTTGGCCTTGCGCTGGATCTCCAGCGCCTGGAGGTAGTGCGCGACCGCGAGCAGGTTCACCTCCGGCGAGAGCTTCATCGCCGGGTGGCCCCAGTAGCCGTTGGTGAAGATGCCCATCTGGCCGGCCTTCACGAAGCCCTCGAGGCGCGCCTTCACCGCCGCGAGCTCGTGCTTCGAGTTGCCCGGCCAGCTGGAGATCGACTCGGCGAGCTGCGCCGCCTTCACCGGGTCGGCCTTCAGGGCGCTGGTCACGTCCACCCAGTCCAGCGCGGACAGCTGGTAGAAGTGCACGATGTGGTCGTGCAGCGTGTGCGCCGTGACGATGAGGTTGCGGATGAGCTGCGCGTTCAGCGGGATCTCGAGGCCGAGCGCGTTCTCGACGCTGCGCACCGAGGCGATCGCGTGCACGGTGGTGCACACGCCGCAGATGCGCTGCGTGAAGATCCAGGCGTCGCGGGGATCGCGGCCCTGGAGGATGGTCTCGATGCCGCGCCACATGGTGCCCGAGGACCAGGCGTTCTTGACCGCGCCGCCGTCGACCTCGACGTCGATGCGGAGGTGACCCTCGATGCGCGTGACCGGGTCGATGGTGATGAGCTTGCTCATTTAGGCACCCCTCAGTGGCCGGAAGCGGCCCGGACCTCGCCGCGGCCGATCGTGGACTTCTTC encodes:
- a CDS encoding nickel-dependent hydrogenase large subunit: MSKLITIDPVTRIEGHLRIDVEVDGGAVKNAWSSGTMWRGIETILQGRDPRDAWIFTQRICGVCTTVHAIASVRSVENALGLEIPLNAQLIRNLIVTAHTLHDHIVHFYQLSALDWVDVTSALKADPVKAAQLAESISSWPGNSKHELAAVKARLEGFVKAGQMGIFTNGYWGHPAMKLSPEVNLLAVAHYLQALEIQRKANMAVAILGSKTPNIQNLAVGGVANAINLDSPAALNMEKLYQVKTLIDEVATFIQQCYLPDVAAIGGFYPDWFKYGAGVTNYLSVPELPLDEKMSKFDIPGGVLWNGKLEVAHKITSWNDDYLKQNVTESIAHAHYDGAWAKGPWEEDDKPKFAGEWKHETPAPDRYTWVKAPRLEGKAVQVGPLACVLVGLASGHEPTTRWATAAIGAVKAVHKIDLTPAHLHSTLGRHAARAIRAAMMAEMAQKQWKLLVENIGKGDTRIWVDPMANLKPGIYKGVGFHEAPRGTLSHWCVIEADKKGMKLKNYQAVVPSTWNAGPRDASGALGPYEKSLVGNPIADPKLPLEALRTIHSFDPCLACAIHTVDAEGEEISRVKVL